The Primulina huaijiensis isolate GDHJ02 chromosome 17, ASM1229523v2, whole genome shotgun sequence genome window below encodes:
- the LOC140963215 gene encoding uncharacterized protein: MATNRTKYCSSRIKSFVIPLTNYSIDTRNQFPVSFLELLGLLGSLMGITSDSVASECVLKLYSEGQLQLINNTEFNQFEAHFINNNDAQSTCNLATFLPMDEEAPLQRAEWIKYLGVFANMETRANRVYDTIKQNYLCLSKAAVNKKGSTFKPVVAWMTYTDGVWSFTQEAYKLKYVEDSGGENVDHSINKVTYNVSVPDELDAFQAXIV; encoded by the exons ATGGCAACAAATAGGACGAAATATTGCTCCTCAAGGATAAAATCCTTTGTCATTCCCTTAACCAACTATTCCATAGATACTCGAAACCAGTTTCCAG TTTCTTTTTTGGAG CTGTTAGGATTACTTGGAAGTTTAATGGGCATTACATCAGATTCAGTGGCTTCGGAATGTGTACTGAAACTGTACAGTGAAGGCCAACTTCAACTCATCAACAATACCGAATTTAACCAATTTGAGGCCCATTTCATCAACAATAATGATGCGCAATCCACGTGTAATTTGGCAACTTTTCTACCCATGGATGAAGAAGCTCCCCTCCAA AGAGCAGAGTGGATAAAATATCTGGGAGTATTTGCAAATATGGAGACGAGAGCAAATCGAGTTTACGATACA ATTAAACAGAATTATTTGTGCCTAAGTAAGGCTGCGGTCAACAAGAAAGGGTCGACTTTCAAACCAGTGGTGGCTTGGATGACCTATACAGAT GGGGTGTGGTCTTTCACGCAAGAGGCTTACAAATTAAag tACGTGGAGGATTCGGGTGGGGAAAACGTTGATCATTCCATCAATAAAGTCACATATAACGTCTCAGTGCCCGATGAATTGGATGCATTTCAGGCTNATAttgtttaa
- the LOC140963216 gene encoding uncharacterized protein, producing MNQGKTYTYLSTLPRVLSTPRYDHVMKSDDDVYLRLKPLAFSLYPLPRNDVYHGFVTPCPSMNPFVNYTSSMGFVLSCDLVKWIRRYPIPKNDTFGPEDKLVGKWLNTRKKAKNRFSNKPAIYDYPGTNGRCSHDLIPDTIAVNRLKRCDQWLHVLRFFKVTKEVELSKLYNI from the coding sequence ATGAATCAGGGCAAGACTTACACATACTTATCCACGCTTCCAAGAGTCCTCTCCACCCCCCGATATGACCATGTCATGAAATCCGATGACGATGTGTATCTACGGCTAAAACCTCTCGCCTTTTCGCTCTATCCATTGCCAAGAAATGACGTCTACCATGGTTTTGTGACCCCTTGTCCTAGTATGAACCCGTTCGTAAATTACACGTCGAGTATGGGATTTGTGCTATCTTGTGATCTTGTTAAATGGATAAGAAGATATCCCATTCCTAAAAACGATACTTTTGGACCAGAGGATAAACTTGTCGGGAAGTGGCTGAATACCAGGAAGAAGGCGAAGAACCGGTTTTCGAACAAACCAGCTATATATGACTATCCTGGAACTAATGGAAGATGCTCACATGATCTCATACCAGATACAATAGCTGTTAATAGATTAAAGAGGTGTGATCAATGGTTGCATGTGCTAAGGTTTTTTAAAGTAACCAAAGAGGTTGAATTGTCTAAGCtctataatatatga
- the LOC140962455 gene encoding isocitrate dehydrogenase [NADP]-like isoform X2 produces the protein MTPFCVSIPADCRDVYDGESLSIDYRYNVAIKCATITPDEARVKEFGLKYMWKSPNGTIRNILNGTVFREPIMCNNVPRLVPGWKKPICIGRHAFGDQYRATDAVIKGAGKLKLVFVPDGKDEKEEFEVFNFTGAGGVALSMYNTDESIRSFAEASMNTAYQKKWPLYLSTKNTILKKYDGRFKDIFQEVYESSWRSKFEEAGIWYEHRLIDDMVAYALKSEGGYVWACKNYDGDVQSDFLAQGFGSLGLMTSVLVCPDGKTIEAEAAHGTVTRHYRVHQKGGETSTNSIASIFAWTRGLAHRAKLDDNAKLLEFTEKLEAACVGVVESGKMTKDLALIIHGSKLGRDKYLNTEQFIDAVADELKVKLSSGA, from the exons ATGACTCCTTTTTGTGTCTCCATACCAGCTGATTGTAGGGACGTATATGATGGAGAATCATTGTCAATTGATTATAG GTACAATGTAGCTATTAAGTGCGCAACCATTACTCCAG ATGAAGCTCGTGTGAAGGAGTTTGGATTAAAGTACATGTGGAAGAGTCCGAATGGTACAATTAGGAACATTTTGAATG GCACTGTCTTTAGAGAACCAATCATGTGCAACAATGTCCCTCGCCTTGTCCCAG GATGGAAAAAGCCAATTTGCATTGGAAGACATGCTTTTGGAGATCAATATCGAGCTACTGATGCGGTTATTAAAGGAGCTGGAAAGCTTAAATTGGTTTTCG TGCCAGATGGAAAGGATGAGAAGGAAGAATTCGAGGTCTTCAACTTTACGGGTGCCGGTGGAGTTGCTCTGTCAATGTACAACACTGATGAG TCCATTCGTTCATTTGCTGAAGCTTCTATGAACACCGCATACCAGAAAAAGTGGCCGCTATATCTTAGCACTAAGAATACGATTCTCAAGAAATATGATGGCAG ATTCAAGGACATCTTTCAAGAAGTTTATGAATCTTCATGGAGATCCAAGTTCGAGGAAGCAGGAATCTG GTATGAGCACCGTCTCATCGATGATATGGTTGCCTATGCTCTGAAGAGCGAAGGAGGTTATGTATGGGCTTGCAAGAACTACGATGGGGATGTTCAGAGTGATTTCTTAGCACAAG GGTTTGGATCTCTTGGGCTGATGACATCAGTCCTG GTATGCCCCGATGGTAAGACAATTGAGGCAGAAGCAGCCCATGGAACTGTTACGCGCCACTACAGGGTTCACCAAAAAGGAGGCGAAACCAGTACTAATAGCATTGCCTCAATCTTTGCTTGGACTCGTGGTCTTGCACACCG ggcaaaactGGATGACAATGCAAAACTCTTGGAGTTTACGGAGAAACTAGAAGCAGCTTGTGTCGGTGTTGTGGAATCTGGAAAGATGACCAAGGATCTTGCCCTTATAATCCATGGATCTAA GCTTGGAAGAGATAAGTATCTGAACACCGAACAGTTCATTGATGCGGTCGCTGACGAGCTTAAAGTCAAGCTTTCAAGCGGAGCATAA
- the LOC140962455 gene encoding isocitrate dehydrogenase [NADP]-like isoform X1 produces MGFEKIKVANPIVEMDGDEMTRVIWKLIKDNLILPFLELDIKYFDLGLPHRDSTDDKVTVESAEATLKYNVAIKCATITPDEARVKEFGLKYMWKSPNGTIRNILNGTVFREPIMCNNVPRLVPGWKKPICIGRHAFGDQYRATDAVIKGAGKLKLVFVPDGKDEKEEFEVFNFTGAGGVALSMYNTDESIRSFAEASMNTAYQKKWPLYLSTKNTILKKYDGRFKDIFQEVYESSWRSKFEEAGIWYEHRLIDDMVAYALKSEGGYVWACKNYDGDVQSDFLAQGFGSLGLMTSVLVCPDGKTIEAEAAHGTVTRHYRVHQKGGETSTNSIASIFAWTRGLAHRAKLDDNAKLLEFTEKLEAACVGVVESGKMTKDLALIIHGSKLGRDKYLNTEQFIDAVADELKVKLSSGA; encoded by the exons ATGGGGTTCGAAAAGATCAAGGTGGCCAACCCCATCGTTGAAATGGACG GAGATGAGATGACAAGGGTGATTTGGAAACTAATAAAGGACAAT TTGATCTTGCCATTCTTGGAGTTGGACATAAAATACTTCGACCTTGGCCTTCCTCACCGTGACTCCACAGATGATAAAGTTACAGTTGAAAGTGCAGAAGCTACTCTCAA GTACAATGTAGCTATTAAGTGCGCAACCATTACTCCAG ATGAAGCTCGTGTGAAGGAGTTTGGATTAAAGTACATGTGGAAGAGTCCGAATGGTACAATTAGGAACATTTTGAATG GCACTGTCTTTAGAGAACCAATCATGTGCAACAATGTCCCTCGCCTTGTCCCAG GATGGAAAAAGCCAATTTGCATTGGAAGACATGCTTTTGGAGATCAATATCGAGCTACTGATGCGGTTATTAAAGGAGCTGGAAAGCTTAAATTGGTTTTCG TGCCAGATGGAAAGGATGAGAAGGAAGAATTCGAGGTCTTCAACTTTACGGGTGCCGGTGGAGTTGCTCTGTCAATGTACAACACTGATGAG TCCATTCGTTCATTTGCTGAAGCTTCTATGAACACCGCATACCAGAAAAAGTGGCCGCTATATCTTAGCACTAAGAATACGATTCTCAAGAAATATGATGGCAG ATTCAAGGACATCTTTCAAGAAGTTTATGAATCTTCATGGAGATCCAAGTTCGAGGAAGCAGGAATCTG GTATGAGCACCGTCTCATCGATGATATGGTTGCCTATGCTCTGAAGAGCGAAGGAGGTTATGTATGGGCTTGCAAGAACTACGATGGGGATGTTCAGAGTGATTTCTTAGCACAAG GGTTTGGATCTCTTGGGCTGATGACATCAGTCCTG GTATGCCCCGATGGTAAGACAATTGAGGCAGAAGCAGCCCATGGAACTGTTACGCGCCACTACAGGGTTCACCAAAAAGGAGGCGAAACCAGTACTAATAGCATTGCCTCAATCTTTGCTTGGACTCGTGGTCTTGCACACCG ggcaaaactGGATGACAATGCAAAACTCTTGGAGTTTACGGAGAAACTAGAAGCAGCTTGTGTCGGTGTTGTGGAATCTGGAAAGATGACCAAGGATCTTGCCCTTATAATCCATGGATCTAA GCTTGGAAGAGATAAGTATCTGAACACCGAACAGTTCATTGATGCGGTCGCTGACGAGCTTAAAGTCAAGCTTTCAAGCGGAGCATAA
- the LOC140963152 gene encoding NAC domain-containing protein 54-like, which yields MAPVSLPPGFRFHPTDEELVAYYLKRKINGQKIELEVIPEVDLYKCEPWDLPGKSLLSSKDFEWYFFSPRDRKYPNGSRTNRATKAGYWKATGKDRKVNSQMRAVGMKKTLVYYRGRAPHGSRTDWVMHEYRLDERECETNTGLQDAYALCRIFTKSLNMGPKVIGDEYVTSASNRSSSINDHHQHQHLYNSGEDVDDIVTGSSSDAKWMQYLSEEAFSFPNPYSDCNPLPYPPSKVDIALECARLQHRFSLPPLEVQHLSQAYFSRDPTAFSRPSPMLDDQNTNQTEILEEILSVDQASHNLQNHDPWTAGTYAPTDDFSFFVHSNNPTIPDISSSEYMNNVREEQIHRPIEIEEKDEPFNPDRMVENLRWVGMSNKEFDKNFLDEFKSVPVENISSIQRECHDFQGKTSNQDLKNNQIFEGLVIDNTSDNFLVDDDGDMDDFSSTPNFDMYEKIQINHGLLISTRQASETFYYKVVPSKTVRVHHNPMAFHQFPITRSKSSGLCDKFVSFSRSMELGFFRAMKPWSLKNLMIQSRERGLQENEGTNGFKGWSFCDEIVSTIRPYLALVLALFLTRAFLT from the exons ATGGCCCCGGTGTCATTGCCACCTGGTTTCCGGTTTCATCCGACGGATGAGGAGCTTGTTGCATATTATCTGAAGAGGAAGATCAATGGTCAAAAAATCGAGCTTGAAGTAATTCCTGAAGTTGATCTCTACAAATGTGAGCCATGGGACCTGCCAG GAAAATCACTGTTGTCAAGTAAAGATTTTGAATGGTACTTTTTTAGCCCTCGAGATCGTAAATATCCCAATGGTTCGAGGACTAATCGGGCTACAAAAGCGGGATATTGGAAGGCCACGGGAAAGGATAGGAAGGTAAATTCACAGATGAGGGCTGTGGGCATGAAGAAAACCCTAGTTTACTATAGAGGGAGGGCACCTCATGGATCCCGGACAGATTGGGTCATGCACGAATATCGTCTCGACGAAAGGGAATGCGAGACGAATACAGGCCTCCAG GATGCTTATGCTCTGTGCCGAATATTCACGAAGAGTTTGAACATGGGGCCAAAAGTAATAGGAGACGAGTACGTAACATCAGCAAGCAATCGGTCCTCCAGTATAAATGATCATCACCAGCATCAGCATCTTTATAACTCAGGGGAGGATGTTGATGATATTGTAACTGGATCATCAAGTGACGCAAAATGGATGCAGTACTTATCCGAAGAAGCCTTCAGCTTCCCAAATCCTTACTCCGATTGCAACCCGTTACCGTATCCACCATCAAAG GTTGACATAGCTTTAGAATGTGCAAGGTTACAACACCGGTTTTCACTTCCTCCATTAGAAGTACAGCACTTATCCCAGGCATACTTTTCTAGGGATCCTACCGCGTTCTCGCGTCCGAGTCCTATGTTGGATGATCAAAATACAAATCAAACTGAAATTTTAGAGGAAATCTTGTCGGTAGATCAAGCTTCGCATAATCTTCAAAATCATGATCCTTGGACTGCAGGAACTTACGCACCTACTGATGATTTTTCATTCTTTGTTCATAGTAATAACCCAACGATTCCTGACATTAGTTCTTCAGAATATATGAACAACGTCAGAGAAGAACAGATTCATCGGCCCATTGAAATTGAGGAAAAGGATGAACCTTTTAATCCGGACAGAATGGTAGAGAATTTGAGATGGGTGGGCATGTCAAACAAAGAATTTGACAAG AATTTTTTGGATGAATTTAAGAGTGTTCCGgtagaaaatatttcaagtattCAAAGAGAATGTCATGACTTCCAAG GAAAAACAAGTAACCAGgacttaaaaaataatcaaatcttTGAGGGACTAGTGATTGACAATACAAGTGACAATTTCTTGGTTGATGATGATGGAGACATGGATGACTTTTCTAGTACACCAAACTTTGACATGTATGAGAAGATACAAATCAATCATGGATTGCTGATTTCGACCCGGCAAGCATCCGAAACATTTTACTATAAAGTGGTTCCATCAAAGACGGTTCGAGTCCACCATAATCCAATGGCATTCCATCAATTCCCAATAACAAGATCCAAGAGCTCGGGTTTATGTGATAAGTTTGTGTCATTTTCAAGAAGCATGGAATTAGGGTTTTTTAGAGCTATGAAGCCTTGGAGTTTGAAGAATCTGATGATTCAAAGTCGCGAAAGGGGTCTTCAAGAAAACGAAGGTACAAATGGTTTTAAGGGATGGAGCTTTTGTGATGAGATTGTGAGCACTATAAGGCCTTATCTCGCCCTTGTTTTGGCACTATTTCTGACACGTGCCTTTCTCACATGA
- the LOC140962862 gene encoding pre-mRNA splicing factor SR-like 1 isoform X4 yields MSEIKSAGRSIDLLFEKVLCMNILSSDYFRDLLRLKTYHEVIDEIYTTVTHVEPWMTGNCRGPSTAFCLLYKFFTMKLTVKQVHGLLKHPDSPYIRAA; encoded by the exons ATGTCTGAGATAAAATCAGCTGGGAGATCAATCGATCTACTATTTGAAAAGGTCCTGTGCATGAATATACTTTCTTCTGATTACTTTCGAGACCTTTTGAGATTGAAAACATATCATGAAGTCATTGATGAGATTTATACAACGGTTACACATGTGGAACCATGGATGACTGGCAACTGTCGGGGGCCTTCAACTGCATTCTGCCTTCTCTACAAATTCTTTACGATGAAACTCACTGTCAAACAAGTGCACGGCCTGTTGAAGCACCCAGATTCTCCTTACATAAGAGCA gcataa
- the LOC140962862 gene encoding pre-mRNA splicing factor SR-like 1 isoform X3 produces the protein MSEIKSAGRSIDLLFEKVLCMNILSSDYFRDLLRLKTYHEVIDEIYTTVTHVEPWMTGNCRGPSTAFCLLYKFFTMKLTVKQVHGLLKHPDSPYIRAIGFLYLRYVADSKTLWSWYEPYLKDDEEGRISQSRRGASA, from the exons ATGTCTGAGATAAAATCAGCTGGGAGATCAATCGATCTACTATTTGAAAAGGTCCTGTGCATGAATATACTTTCTTCTGATTACTTTCGAGACCTTTTGAGATTGAAAACATATCATGAAGTCATTGATGAGATTTATACAACGGTTACACATGTGGAACCATGGATGACTGGCAACTGTCGGGGGCCTTCAACTGCATTCTGCCTTCTCTACAAATTCTTTACGATGAAACTCACTGTCAAACAAGTGCACGGCCTGTTGAAGCACCCAGATTCTCCTTACATAAGAGCA ATTGGATTTCTGTATTTACGATATGTTGCAGATTCAAAGACATTATGGAGTTGGTACGAACCATACCTAAAGGATGACGAG GAAGGAAGGATTTCTCAATCCCGCCGTGGTGCATCAGCGTGA
- the LOC140963106 gene encoding glutamate decarboxylase, whose product MVLSKTASQSDVSVHSTFGSRYVRDSLPRFKLPDNSIPKEAAYQIINDELMLDGNPRLNLASFVTTWMEPECDKLIMAAINKNYVDMDEYPVTTELQNRCVNIIAHLFNAPLEDGQAAVGVGTVGSSEAIMLAGLAFKRKWQNKMKELGKPYDKPNIVTGANVQVCWEKFARYFEVELKEVKLRDGYYVMDPEKAVEMVDENTICVAAILGSTLNGEFEDVKLLNDLLLKKNKETGWDTPIHVDAASGGFIAPFLYPELEWDFRLPLVKSINVSGHKYGLVYAGIGWVVWRTKTDLPEELIFHINYLGADQPTFTLNFSKGSSQVIAQYYQLIRLGYEGYQNIMENCQENAMVLKKGLERTGRFNIISKDHGVPLVAFSLKDSTRHNEFEISETLRRFGWIVPAYTMPPDAQHVTVLRVVIREDFSRTLAERLVLDIEKVLHELDSLPARVTEKLAATAVMEEHPPAVVKKTAIQVQREITAAWRKLVADKKKTNGVC is encoded by the exons ATGGTTCTCTCCAAGACCGCCTCGCAATCCGATGTGTCCGTCCACTCCACGTTCGGTTCTCGATACGTTCGAGACAGTCTTCCCAG GTTTAAATTGCCGGATAATTCGATCCCGAAAGAAGCAGCGTACCAGATCATAAACGATGAGCTGATGCTGGACGGGAATCCACGGCTGAATCTAGCATCATTTGTCACGACATGGATGGAACCTGAGTGCGACAAACTCATCATGGCCGCCATTAACAAAAACTATGTAGACATGGATGAGTATCCTGTCACCACTGAGCTACAG AATCGATGTGTCAACATCATTGCACATCTATTTAACGCACCACTCGAGGACGGCCAGGCGGCCGTAGGCGTGGGGACTGTTGGTTCGTCGGAGGCCATTATGCTGGCTGGTCTAGCGTTCAAGAGAAAatggcagaacaagatgaaAGAACTTGGCAAACCCTACGACAAGCCCAACATTGTAACCGGTGCGAATGTTCAGGTATGTTGGGAGAAATTCGCACGTTACTTCGAAGTGGAGCTTAAGGAAGTTAAATTGAGAGATGGGTACTATGTTATGGACCCCGAGAAGGCTGTGGAAATGGTGGATGAGAACACTATCTGCGTGGCAGCGATCCTGGGTTCGACCCTGAATGGCGAGTTCGAAGATGTTAAACTATTGAACGATCTCTTGCTCAAGAAGAACAAAGAAACCGG ATGGGATACACCAATCCACGTGGATGCTGCAAGTGGGGGGTTCATTGCGCCATTCCTTTATCCAGAATTGGAGTGGGATTTTAGGTTGCCATTGGTAAAAAGTATAAACGTGAGTGGGCACAAGTATGGGCTAGTGTACGCTGGAATTGGTTGGGTTGTGTGGAGGACCAAAACGGACTTGCCAGAGGAACTCATTTTTCACATCAACTATCTCGGAGCCGATCAGCCCACTTTTACACTCAATTTCTCTAAag GTTCTAGTCAGGTCATTGCTCAGTACTATCAGCTTATTCGCTTGGGTTACGAG GGTTACCAAAACATAATGGAAAACTGTCAAGAGAACGCCATGGTACTCAAAAAAGGTCTAGAGCGCACAGGACGCTTCAACATCATCTCCAAAGACCATGGAGTACCGCTTGTGGCATTCTCCCTCAAGGACAGCACCCGCCACAACGAGTTCGAAATCTCCGAAACGCTCCGCCGCTTTGGCTGGATTGTCCCCGCCTACACCATGCCTCCAGACGCCCAGCACGTGACAGTACTTCGTGTCGTGATCCGAGAGGATTTTTCGAGGACGCTAGCCGAGAGGCTTGTCTTGGACATAGAGAAGGTCCTCCATGAGCTCGATTCTCTCCCGGCTAGGGTCACAGAGAAACTCGCTGCCACGGCTGTGATGGAGGAACACCCCCCGGCCGTGGTGAAGAAGACGGCGATACAGGTGCAGAGGGAGATCACTGCTGCTTGGAGGAAGCTGGTTGCTGACAAGAAGAAAACTAATGGAGTTTGCTAG
- the LOC140962454 gene encoding uncharacterized protein, with translation MSRALKRLPIPGHRLPTVPPLPPPPLTLPESPLSLSELTPTSSITQTQIIQLTTLFKTHLKENPTSFSPNELVHFMKTRLRHHPTLSHLDFYLFRYTTTLDSFRHDHSTFEYMARSLVYSHRLDSLHSLLKFIAANPCPCADGIFSCPKIEAIFRVSIGAFCRSGKFGNALFAFDTMKRLIDGKPDAALYNIVIHGFFKFGKLDKGVEFYGRMIRDMVNPDVVTFNTLISGYCRSNKFALALDVFREMKEKGCLPNVVSFNTLLKGFFQDGKTEEAIGMAHEMIDFGCKFSCATCEILIDGLCRQEKIVEASDLIIDFLRKGVLPRGFDYLMLIEKLCKEGNAGRAFELVDEMWGQGYAPSLFSFTTLIEGLCGVGKSDESVKLVRKMLKENIVPDSVTFNSLLSHLCDSRQTVEANKLRLLASQKGLHQDGMMYRILISGYSKEGRREEGEALVNEMLDRGFVPDIATYNRLMGGLAKAK, from the coding sequence ATGTCTAGAGCACTCAAGAGACTCCCAATACCTGGCCACCGCTTGCCCACTGTGCCACCTCTTCCCCCTCCTCCGCTGACTCTGCCAGAATCCCCACTTTCTCTCTCGGAATTAACTCCGACCTCCTCCATCACCCAAACTCAAATCATCCAACTCACTACCCTCTTCAAAACCCATCTCAAAGAGAACCCCACCAGCTTTTCTCCTAATGAACTCGTCCACTTTATGAAGACCCGGCTCCGCCACCACCCCACACTCAGCCACCTTGACTTCTACCTCTTCCGTTATACCACCACGCTGGACTCTTTCCGTCATGACCATTCCACTTTCGAGTACATGGCCCGTTCCCTTGTTTATTCCCACCGCCTTGATTCTCTCCACTCACTTCTCAAGTTCATCGCCGCCAATCCTTGTCCCTGTGCTGATGGTATTTTCTCTTGCCCCAAGATTGAGGCTATTTTCCGTGTTTCGATTGGTGCATTTTGTAGGAGTGGTAAATTTGGTAATGCTCTCTTTGCGTTTGATACTATGAAAAGACTGATCGATGGAAAGCCTGATGCGGCTTTGTATAATATTGTGATTCatggtttttttaaatttgggaaATTGGATAAAGGGGTCGAGTTTTATGGGAGGATGATCAGGGACATGGTGAATCCAGATGTGGTTACCTTTAATACCTTAATCAGTGGTTACTGTAGGAGTAATAAGTTTGCATTAGCATTAGATGTGTTCCgagaaatgaaagaaaaaggTTGTCTACCGAATGTGGTTAGTTTTAATACTTTGCTCAAAGGATTCTTTCAGGATGGAAAGACTGAGGAGGCGATAGGAATGGCACATGAAATGATCGATTTTGGGTGCAAGTTTTCGTGTGCAACTTGTGAGATCTTAATTGACGGACTTTGTAGGCAAGAAAAGATTGTGGAAGCATCTGAtttgataattgattttttaaggAAAGGAGTACTGCCTCGTGGGTTCGATTATCTCATGTTAATCGAGAAACTCTGCAAGGAGGGAAATGCGGGAAGAGCATTTGAATTGGTAGATGAGATGTGGGGACAAGGTTACGCTCCGAGCTTATTCTCGTTCACTACTTTGATTGAAGGTTTATGTGGCGTTGGAAAGAGCGATGAATCAGTGAAGTTGGTTAGAAAGATGCTTAAAGAGAATATTGTTCCGGACTCTGTGACGTTTAATAGTCTGCTTTCTCATTTGTGTGATTCTCGACAAACCGTGGAAGCAAACAAGTTGAGGTTGTTGGCTTCTCAAAAGGGCTTGCATCAAGATGGAATGATGTATAGGATATTGATTTCTGGTTACTCGAAGGAGGGTAGAAGAGAAGAGGGGGAAGCTCTGGTGAATGAGATGTTGGATAGAGGGTTTGTACCTGATATTGCTACGTACAATAGGTTGATGGGTGGTCTTGCTAAAGCAAAATGA